A portion of the Pseudoxanthomonas sp. JBR18 genome contains these proteins:
- the azu gene encoding azurin produces MRKLFPALTIDGTDAMTYDKHALEVDASCTEVKLTLTHGGKLAANVMGHDWVLSTAADMAGIEADGHKAGMAAGFLKAGDDRVSAHTKVIGGGQSDTITFSTAKLTKGGDYVFFCSFPGHASMMKGTFVFG; encoded by the coding sequence ATGCGCAAGCTGTTTCCCGCCCTGACCATCGACGGCACCGACGCGATGACCTACGACAAGCACGCGCTCGAGGTCGATGCCAGCTGCACCGAGGTCAAGCTCACCCTGACCCACGGTGGCAAGCTGGCCGCCAACGTCATGGGCCACGACTGGGTGCTGTCCACTGCCGCCGACATGGCCGGCATCGAGGCCGATGGCCACAAGGCCGGCATGGCGGCCGGCTTCCTCAAGGCTGGAGATGACCGCGTCAGCGCCCACACCAAGGTCATTGGCGGCGGGCAATCGGACACGATCACCTTCTCCACCGCCAAGCTGACCAAGGGCGGGGACTACGTCTTCTTCTGCTCGTTTCCCGGGCACGCCTCGATGATGAAGGGCACGTTCGTCTTCGGCTGA
- a CDS encoding DUF779 domain-containing protein, with protein MDTRQVIATIPTLQLIDKLRGRHGPVLFHQSGGCCDGSSPMCFPTDDFIVGDRDVQLGEIGGAAFYISASQFEYWKHTQLIIDVVEGRGGMFSLENGEGVRFLVRSRLFTDEEFAALKLEGKV; from the coding sequence ATGGACACCCGTCAGGTCATCGCCACCATCCCTACCCTGCAGCTGATAGACAAGCTGCGCGGACGCCACGGACCGGTCCTGTTCCACCAGTCCGGCGGCTGCTGTGATGGCTCCTCGCCGATGTGCTTCCCGACCGACGACTTCATCGTCGGCGACCGCGACGTGCAGTTAGGGGAGATCGGTGGGGCGGCGTTCTACATCAGCGCTTCGCAGTTCGAGTATTGGAAGCACACCCAGCTGATCATCGACGTGGTCGAGGGACGTGGGGGGATGTTCTCGTTGGAGAATGGCGAGGGGGTGCGCTTCCTGGTGCGCTCGCGGCTGTTCACCGACGAGGAGTTTGCGGCGCTGAAGTTGGAGGGGAAGGTTTAG
- the lldR gene encoding transcriptional regulator LldR, which yields MHAKIGQTKQQGARASDRAAAQLQALIARRGLQPGDRLPAERTLALELSVSRPALREGIARLASQGLLVSRGGGGTFVQAPAAERGMGATLAPYLPLFQDDPEYRFDVLEIRHALEGATAWHAAQRATDADRARIVAAFEAMLAAHGHDDPAGEARADAAFHLSIAEASHNLVLLQVMRGLFELLQSNISQNREKLYTSPRTFEPLSVQHREMMDAVLAGDPERARNAAQDHVEFVHGSLKSLDEDEARRARASRLPPHPARP from the coding sequence ATGCACGCAAAAATTGGTCAGACCAAACAACAGGGCGCACGGGCCTCGGACCGGGCCGCCGCGCAGCTGCAGGCGCTGATCGCGCGGCGTGGCCTGCAACCGGGCGACCGCCTGCCGGCCGAGCGCACGCTGGCACTGGAGCTGTCGGTCTCGCGCCCGGCCCTGCGCGAAGGCATTGCGCGCCTGGCCAGCCAGGGGCTGCTGGTCAGCCGGGGCGGCGGTGGCACCTTCGTCCAGGCACCGGCGGCGGAGCGGGGCATGGGCGCTACGCTGGCGCCTTACCTGCCGCTGTTCCAGGACGATCCGGAATACCGCTTCGACGTGCTGGAAATCCGCCACGCGCTGGAAGGGGCAACCGCCTGGCATGCGGCCCAGCGCGCCACCGACGCCGACCGCGCGCGCATCGTCGCGGCCTTCGAAGCGATGCTGGCTGCGCACGGTCACGACGATCCGGCAGGCGAGGCCCGCGCCGACGCGGCCTTCCACCTGTCCATCGCCGAGGCCTCGCACAACTTGGTCCTGCTGCAGGTCATGCGCGGGCTGTTCGAGCTGCTGCAGTCCAACATCTCGCAGAATCGCGAAAAGCTTTACACCTCGCCGCGCACCTTCGAACCGCTCTCGGTCCAGCACCGCGAAATGATGGACGCGGTGCTGGCCGGCGACCCCGAGCGTGCGCGCAACGCCGCGCAGGACCACGTGGAGTTCGTCCACGGCTCGCTCAAGTCGCTCGACGAGGACGAGGCGCGCCGCGCCCGGGCCTCGCGCCTCCCTCCGCATCCGGCCCGCCCATGA
- a CDS encoding isoprenylcysteine carboxylmethyltransferase family protein encodes MRFDLPQLLFWIACAIWWAMEMLLSHRLRSQDDPTRDAGTLRLLWTVLYAAIAVAVVLAMQGIGRWPPGARVPLLWAGTALVVVGLGFRLWAIRVLGRRFTVDVGIQPGHQLITAGPYRWLRHPSYTGALACFYGLGVGLGSWASLAVIGVAVTAAFARRMQVEEAVLASAFGTEWQAHARGTWRVFPGLW; translated from the coding sequence ATGAGGTTCGACCTGCCCCAGCTCTTGTTCTGGATCGCCTGCGCCATCTGGTGGGCGATGGAGATGCTCCTCAGCCATCGCCTGCGCAGCCAGGACGATCCGACCCGGGACGCCGGCACGCTGCGTCTGCTGTGGACGGTGCTGTATGCGGCCATCGCCGTGGCGGTTGTGCTGGCCATGCAGGGCATCGGCCGCTGGCCGCCCGGTGCGCGTGTGCCGCTGCTGTGGGCCGGCACGGCGCTGGTCGTGGTCGGCCTGGGCTTCCGCCTGTGGGCGATCCGGGTGCTGGGGCGCCGGTTCACCGTGGACGTGGGCATCCAGCCCGGCCATCAGCTGATCACCGCCGGGCCGTACCGCTGGCTGCGGCATCCGTCCTACACCGGCGCGCTGGCCTGCTTCTATGGGCTGGGCGTGGGGCTGGGCAGCTGGGCGTCGCTGGCGGTGATCGGGGTGGCCGTGACTGCGGCCTTCGCCCGGCGCATGCAGGTGGAGGAGGCGGTGCTGGCGTCGGCCTTCGGCACGGAGTGGCAGGCCCACGCGCGAGGCACCTGGCGGGTCTTTCCCGGACTGTGGTGA
- a CDS encoding TonB-dependent receptor, translating to MTSPRKTLLHAACLAALFTGLPALAAEAPDSPAIDPVTLDRVVVTTRLERVPAFDVPASTSTVELGQGGHNDVNVSDYLGGVPGLLARDRQNYAQDTQISIRGAGARATFGVRGIRLYSDGIPATMPDGQGQVSHFNLLGGERVEVLRGPFSALYGNSSGGVIQLWSAAPTQAPELTVQTTYGRDDSWTAGARVRGTSGAVGYNVAVQRFMTDGYREHSAADRNSGNARFTFDLGNAGTLDLVGNSFFSGAQDPLGLTKDQVNEDRTQATPQAEQYDTRKSIQQNQLGALYTLPLTDHQKLRVTAWGGNRKVVQYLSIPIGAQANPKQNGAVIDLDNDYGGADGRWSYEGELAGRPLEVTAGTNFERQRQHRTGYENYVGDVLGVRGDLRRNERDTVENFDQYAQAYWEFVPRWSLLLGARHSQVRFDSHDLYIVGANPDDSGNKTYSETTPVAGLSFAATDDLRLYVSAGRGFETPTFNEIGYRADGGAGLAFDLEPSISRNYELGAKWRAQSGAHAELALFRANTEDELAVATNLAGRSTYRNVGDARRQGVELSAGLPLARDWSLDVAYTYLDATFRDSFPICTGSGCSDPTTLVGAGTRIPGTARNEFNATLGWRHGAWNASLEGEGVSDVTANDEGSAKAPGYFLANVQAGYRWRFASGALDGFVRVDNLLDQDYIGSVIVNEGNGRYYEPGTGRGVMVGARWTWGGDNG from the coding sequence ATGACTTCTCCGCGCAAGACGCTGCTGCACGCCGCCTGCCTGGCCGCCCTGTTCACCGGCCTGCCCGCCCTGGCGGCCGAGGCTCCCGATTCCCCCGCCATCGATCCGGTGACGTTGGACCGCGTGGTGGTCACCACGCGCCTGGAGCGCGTGCCGGCCTTCGACGTGCCGGCCTCGACCAGCACCGTGGAGCTGGGCCAGGGCGGCCACAACGACGTCAATGTCTCCGACTATCTGGGCGGCGTGCCCGGCCTGCTGGCCCGCGACCGCCAGAACTACGCGCAGGACACGCAGATCTCCATCCGGGGCGCCGGCGCGCGGGCGACCTTTGGCGTGCGCGGCATCCGCCTGTATTCGGACGGCATCCCGGCCACCATGCCCGACGGCCAGGGCCAGGTCTCGCACTTCAACCTGCTCGGCGGCGAGCGCGTGGAAGTGCTGCGCGGGCCGTTCTCGGCGCTGTACGGCAACTCCTCGGGCGGGGTGATCCAGCTGTGGAGCGCGGCGCCCACGCAGGCGCCGGAACTCACCGTGCAGACCACCTACGGCCGCGACGACAGCTGGACCGCTGGCGCGCGCGTGCGGGGCACCTCCGGCGCGGTGGGCTACAACGTGGCCGTGCAGCGCTTCATGACCGACGGCTACCGCGAGCACAGCGCGGCGGACCGCAACTCGGGCAATGCCAGGTTCACCTTCGACCTGGGGAATGCCGGCACGCTGGACCTGGTCGGCAACAGCTTCTTCTCCGGCGCGCAGGACCCGCTAGGCCTGACCAAGGACCAGGTCAACGAGGACCGCACCCAGGCCACCCCGCAGGCCGAGCAATACGACACCCGCAAGTCGATCCAGCAGAACCAGCTCGGCGCGCTGTACACCCTGCCGCTCACCGATCATCAGAAGCTGCGCGTGACCGCCTGGGGCGGCAACCGCAAGGTGGTGCAGTACCTGTCCATTCCGATCGGCGCCCAGGCCAATCCCAAGCAGAACGGCGCGGTGATCGACCTGGACAACGACTACGGCGGCGCCGATGGCCGCTGGTCCTACGAGGGCGAGCTGGCCGGCCGCCCGCTGGAAGTCACCGCCGGGACCAATTTCGAGCGCCAGCGCCAGCATCGCACCGGCTATGAGAACTACGTAGGCGACGTGCTGGGCGTGCGCGGCGACCTGCGCCGCAACGAGCGCGATACGGTGGAGAACTTCGACCAGTACGCGCAGGCCTACTGGGAGTTCGTCCCGCGCTGGTCGCTGCTGCTGGGCGCGCGCCACAGCCAGGTGCGCTTTGACTCGCACGATCTGTACATCGTCGGCGCCAATCCGGACGACAGCGGCAACAAGACCTATTCGGAAACCACGCCGGTGGCCGGATTGAGCTTTGCCGCCACCGACGACCTGCGCCTGTATGTGTCGGCCGGGCGCGGTTTTGAGACGCCGACCTTCAACGAGATCGGCTACCGCGCCGACGGCGGCGCCGGCCTGGCCTTCGACCTGGAGCCCTCGATCAGCCGCAACTATGAGCTGGGCGCCAAGTGGCGCGCCCAGTCCGGTGCGCATGCCGAACTGGCTCTGTTCCGCGCCAACACCGAGGACGAGCTGGCCGTGGCGACCAACCTGGCCGGCCGCAGCACCTATCGCAACGTCGGCGACGCCCGGCGCCAGGGCGTGGAGCTGAGCGCCGGCCTGCCGCTGGCCCGGGACTGGTCGCTGGACGTGGCCTATACCTATCTGGATGCCACCTTCCGCGACAGCTTCCCGATCTGCACCGGCAGCGGCTGCAGCGACCCGACCACGCTGGTCGGCGCCGGCACGCGCATCCCCGGCACGGCGCGCAACGAATTCAATGCGACGCTGGGCTGGCGCCACGGGGCCTGGAACGCTTCGCTGGAAGGCGAAGGCGTGAGCGATGTCACGGCCAACGATGAAGGCAGTGCCAAGGCGCCGGGCTACTTCCTGGCCAACGTGCAGGCCGGTTATCGCTGGCGGTTCGCCAGCGGCGCGCTGGATGGCTTTGTCCGCGTGGACAACCTGCTGGACCAGGACTACATCGGCTCGGTCATCGTCAATGAAGGCAACGGTCGCTATTACGAGCCCGGCACCGGGCGCGGAGTGATGGTCGGCGCCCGCTGGACCTGGGGCGGCGACAACGGCTGA
- the dld gene encoding D-lactate dehydrogenase, with amino-acid sequence MSAAVSPAGDALLQTLRGIVGAAHVLTDDRRTRRFRKGQRFGEGPVLAVVQPGSLLEQWRVLEAAVAADVIVIMQAANTGLTGGSTPDGDDYDRQVLLISTLRLTGVQVINDGAQVVCLPGATLDRLEQALAPLGREPHSVIGSSCIGASVLGGVCNNSGGALVRRGPAYTELALYAQVGADGVLRLVNHLGIALGQTPEEILPRLQAGQYTSEDIVNDPARAASDHTYAAHVRDVDAATPARFNADPARLHEASGSAGKLAVFAVRLDTFPKERTEVFYIGSNDPDDLTAVRRHLLTALPSLPVAGEYIHKDAYDIGEQYGKDTFLLIDRFGTARVPRAFALKSRVDAFFEGLGLRGVTDHVLQALTRLLPSHLPRRMTAFRARFEHHLLLRVAVDSAQATRDFLQRHFDAREGDWFHCDAEEGRKAFLHRFAIAGAAIRYRDVHRSTVEDIVALDIALRRDERRWQEHLPEALESQIIAKLYYGHFFCHVFHQDYIVRKGADPLTIEHAMWTLLDARGAEYPAEHNVGHLYRAKPALSGFYRQLDPTNQFNPGIGQTPKAKHWGRCAHEP; translated from the coding sequence GTGAGCGCGGCCGTGTCCCCGGCGGGCGACGCACTGCTGCAGACCCTGCGCGGCATCGTCGGCGCCGCGCACGTGCTGACCGACGACCGGCGCACGCGGCGTTTCCGCAAGGGACAGCGCTTTGGTGAAGGGCCGGTGCTGGCGGTGGTCCAGCCCGGCTCGCTGCTGGAGCAGTGGCGCGTGCTGGAGGCGGCGGTGGCCGCCGATGTCATCGTCATCATGCAGGCGGCCAACACCGGCCTGACCGGGGGCTCCACGCCCGACGGCGACGACTACGACCGCCAGGTGTTGCTGATCAGCACCCTGCGCCTGACCGGCGTGCAGGTGATCAACGACGGTGCCCAGGTGGTGTGCCTGCCCGGCGCCACGCTGGACCGGCTGGAGCAGGCCCTGGCGCCGCTGGGGCGCGAGCCGCACTCGGTGATCGGCTCCTCCTGTATCGGCGCCTCGGTCCTGGGCGGGGTGTGCAACAACTCCGGCGGTGCCCTGGTGCGTCGCGGCCCGGCCTACACCGAGCTGGCCCTGTACGCGCAGGTCGGCGCCGATGGCGTGCTGCGCCTGGTCAACCACCTGGGCATCGCCCTGGGGCAGACCCCCGAGGAAATCCTGCCGCGCCTGCAGGCCGGGCAATACACGTCGGAGGACATCGTCAACGACCCGGCCAGGGCGGCCTCGGACCACACCTACGCCGCGCACGTGCGCGATGTGGATGCCGCCACGCCGGCGCGCTTCAACGCCGATCCGGCGCGCCTGCACGAGGCGTCCGGCTCGGCCGGCAAGCTGGCCGTGTTCGCCGTGCGCCTGGATACCTTCCCCAAGGAACGGACCGAGGTGTTCTATATCGGCAGCAACGACCCGGACGACCTCACCGCCGTGCGTCGCCACCTGCTCACCGCGCTGCCCTCGCTGCCGGTGGCCGGCGAATACATCCACAAGGACGCCTACGACATCGGCGAGCAGTACGGCAAGGACACCTTCCTGCTGATCGACCGTTTCGGCACCGCGCGCGTGCCCAGGGCCTTTGCCCTGAAGAGCCGCGTGGATGCCTTCTTCGAGGGCCTGGGCCTGCGCGGGGTCACCGACCATGTGCTGCAGGCGCTGACCCGGCTGCTGCCGAGCCATCTGCCCAGGCGCATGACCGCGTTTCGCGCGCGTTTCGAGCATCACCTGCTGCTGCGCGTGGCGGTGGACAGCGCGCAGGCCACGCGCGACTTCCTGCAGCGGCACTTCGACGCGCGCGAGGGCGACTGGTTCCACTGCGATGCCGAGGAGGGCCGCAAGGCGTTCTTGCACCGCTTCGCCATCGCCGGGGCCGCGATCCGTTACCGCGATGTGCATCGATCAACGGTGGAGGACATCGTGGCCCTGGACATCGCCCTGCGTCGCGACGAGCGCCGGTGGCAGGAGCACCTGCCCGAGGCGCTGGAATCACAGATCATCGCCAAGCTCTATTACGGGCACTTCTTCTGCCACGTGTTCCACCAGGACTACATCGTGCGCAAGGGCGCCGACCCGCTGACCATCGAGCACGCCATGTGGACGCTGCTGGACGCGCGTGGCGCCGAATACCCGGCCGAGCACAACGTCGGCCACCTCTACCGCGCCAAGCCGGCGCTGTCCGGGTTCTACCGCCAGCTGGACCCGACCAACCAGTTCAATCCCGGCATCGGGCAGACGCCCAAGGCCAAGCACTGGGGGCGGTGCGCGCACGAGCCCTGA
- a CDS encoding YciI-like protein, whose translation MHFLLLYQTAPDYLQRRPLHRAAHLAYAQAAVARGELVLGGAVGDPPESALLLFQGEDDSAARRFAEGDPYVVEGVVTGWTVKPWTTVVGPDAAHRVSLD comes from the coding sequence ATGCATTTCCTGCTGCTGTACCAAACCGCCCCCGACTACCTGCAGCGGCGCCCGTTGCATCGCGCCGCCCACCTGGCTTATGCCCAGGCTGCGGTCGCGCGTGGCGAACTGGTGCTGGGCGGCGCGGTCGGCGATCCACCGGAGTCGGCGCTGCTGTTGTTCCAGGGCGAAGACGACAGCGCCGCACGTCGGTTTGCGGAAGGCGATCCCTATGTGGTCGAGGGCGTTGTCACCGGCTGGACGGTGAAGCCGTGGACCACGGTGGTCGGCCCCGACGCGGCCCATCGCGTGTCGCTGGACTGA
- a CDS encoding amino acid aminotransferase codes for MSSFASVEQVPGDPILGLTEAYNHDTRPGKVNLGVGIYYDESGRIPLLKAVAKVEDALAREGKPRGYLPIDGLPAYTQATRELLFGKDSPLLKDGRVATTQTVGGSGALRVGAETLRKLLPHATLALSKPSWENHRAVFEAAGYEVGEYTYFDAATHGVDFAGMLADLKALKPKTVVLLHACCHNPTGADLTVEQWKEVAQVLKAGDLFPFIDMAYQGFDKGIAEDAAAIQVVVEAGITDFVVASSYSKSFSLYGERVGALSIVAATADQAKAVQSHVKRIIRTIYSSPSNHGAALVAGVLTDPALRGEWELELTAMRERIHALRAGLVQKLAEAGAGDFSFISQQAGMFSYSGLTKAQVDRLREEHAIYAVGSGRICVAALNQGNLDRVAAAIAAVVKD; via the coding sequence GTGTCTTCTTTCGCATCCGTTGAACAGGTCCCGGGCGATCCCATCCTGGGCCTGACCGAGGCCTACAACCACGACACCCGCCCGGGCAAGGTCAACCTGGGCGTGGGCATCTACTACGACGAATCCGGCCGCATCCCGCTGCTCAAGGCCGTGGCCAAGGTCGAGGACGCCCTGGCGCGCGAGGGCAAGCCGCGCGGCTACCTGCCGATCGACGGCCTGCCGGCCTACACCCAGGCCACCCGCGAACTGCTGTTCGGCAAGGACTCGCCGCTGCTCAAGGATGGCCGCGTGGCCACCACCCAGACCGTCGGCGGCAGCGGCGCGCTGCGCGTCGGCGCGGAAACCCTGCGCAAGCTGCTGCCGCACGCCACCCTGGCGCTGAGCAAGCCGTCGTGGGAGAACCACCGCGCCGTGTTCGAAGCCGCCGGCTACGAGGTCGGCGAATACACCTACTTCGATGCGGCCACCCACGGGGTGGACTTCGCCGGCATGCTGGCCGACCTCAAGGCGCTCAAGCCCAAGACCGTGGTCCTGCTGCACGCCTGCTGCCACAACCCCACCGGCGCGGACCTGACCGTCGAGCAGTGGAAGGAAGTGGCCCAGGTGCTCAAGGCCGGCGACCTGTTCCCCTTCATCGACATGGCCTACCAGGGCTTCGACAAGGGCATCGCCGAGGACGCCGCGGCCATCCAGGTCGTGGTCGAGGCCGGGATCACCGATTTCGTGGTCGCCAGCTCCTACTCCAAGTCGTTCTCGCTCTACGGCGAGCGCGTGGGCGCGCTGTCCATCGTGGCGGCCACCGCCGACCAGGCCAAGGCCGTGCAGTCGCACGTCAAGCGCATCATCCGCACCATCTACTCCAGCCCGTCCAACCACGGTGCGGCTCTGGTGGCCGGCGTGTTGACCGACCCGGCGCTGCGCGGCGAGTGGGAGCTGGAACTGACCGCCATGCGCGAGCGCATCCACGCCCTGCGTGCGGGCCTGGTGCAGAAGCTGGCCGAAGCCGGCGCCGGTGACTTCAGTTTCATCAGCCAGCAGGCCGGCATGTTCAGCTACTCCGGCCTGACCAAGGCCCAGGTCGACCGCCTGCGCGAGGAGCACGCCATCTACGCGGTGGGCTCGGGCCGGATCTGCGTGGCCGCGCTCAACCAGGGCAACCTGGACCGCGTGGCCGCCGCGATCGCCGCGGTCGTCAAGGACTGA
- a CDS encoding c-type cytochrome: protein MKHTHSSLLRTVVSLALCASGIGAAHAAVSVCVDTSSPTMAMDKAIAAAVAKQQHTTLSVHAFDGSGDDEGFDLKQFNVMATRDCQLVMGFPVDASASGLPEGLKATAAYGRTGFVLVTPKGEHTPSLSTLPAGSQVAVTYQTTPNLYFADYPKLQADVHLTNEDAIEALEQHKVSAAMLWRPAVVDWLNQHRDAAPFDYAELDEPHARWNLVALYDPANAAAAQAFQASVATLSGDGTLGKLLDPYAVLATPARAGEGKANAMTLSLLQRGTQLASNATTAMSAAPAAKLYTKEQADKGRADYQENCAQCHGDTLAGRAGPALKGKHFANPAANFHVSDIFTIVSQNMPATQPASLDHQVYADIMAFLLQENGYPAGSKALTFDDAKASTEPLVYRGTDN, encoded by the coding sequence ATGAAACACACGCACTCCTCCCTCCTGCGCACCGTGGTGTCGCTGGCGCTCTGCGCCAGCGGCATCGGCGCCGCCCACGCCGCGGTCTCGGTCTGCGTGGACACCTCCAGCCCGACGATGGCGATGGACAAGGCCATCGCCGCGGCGGTGGCCAAACAGCAACACACCACGCTGTCGGTGCATGCATTCGATGGCAGTGGCGATGACGAAGGCTTCGACCTGAAGCAGTTCAACGTCATGGCCACCAGGGACTGCCAGCTGGTGATGGGCTTTCCGGTCGATGCCAGCGCCTCGGGCTTGCCCGAGGGGCTGAAGGCCACCGCCGCCTACGGCCGCACCGGCTTCGTGCTGGTCACGCCCAAGGGCGAACACACGCCCTCCTTGTCCACGCTCCCGGCCGGCAGCCAGGTCGCGGTGACCTACCAGACCACGCCCAACCTGTACTTCGCCGATTACCCAAAGCTGCAAGCCGACGTGCACCTGACCAACGAAGATGCCATCGAGGCGCTGGAGCAGCACAAGGTCAGCGCGGCCATGCTGTGGCGGCCGGCGGTGGTGGATTGGTTGAACCAGCACCGGGACGCTGCGCCATTCGACTATGCCGAACTGGACGAACCGCATGCGCGCTGGAACCTGGTCGCCCTCTACGATCCGGCCAACGCCGCGGCCGCGCAGGCCTTCCAGGCCAGTGTCGCCACGCTCAGCGGCGATGGCACGCTGGGCAAGCTGCTGGATCCCTACGCGGTGCTGGCCACGCCGGCGCGCGCTGGCGAGGGCAAGGCCAACGCGATGACCCTGTCGCTGCTGCAACGGGGCACGCAGCTGGCCAGCAATGCGACGACCGCCATGTCGGCTGCGCCGGCCGCCAAGCTCTACACCAAGGAGCAGGCCGACAAAGGCCGGGCGGATTACCAGGAGAACTGCGCGCAGTGCCACGGCGACACCCTGGCCGGACGCGCCGGTCCGGCGCTCAAGGGCAAGCACTTCGCCAATCCGGCGGCCAACTTCCATGTCAGCGACATCTTCACCATCGTCTCGCAGAACATGCCCGCCACCCAGCCGGCCAGCCTGGACCACCAGGTCTACGCCGACATCATGGCCTTCCTGCTGCAGGAGAACGGCTATCCGGCCGGCAGCAAGGCGCTGACCTTCGATGACGCCAAGGCGTCCACCGAACCGCTGGTCTACCGCGGTACGGACAACTAG
- the lldD gene encoding FMN-dependent L-lactate dehydrogenase LldD, giving the protein MIISSSTDYRAAAQRLLPPFLFHYIDGGAYAERTLQRNVADLADIALRQRVLRDMSQLDLSTRLFNETLALPVALAPVGLTGMYARRGEVQAAQAAARRGVPFTLSTVSVCPIEEVAPTLDRPMWFQLYVLRDRGFMKHALERAQAAGVETLVFTVDMPVPGARYRDMHSGMSGPNAAMRRYWQSVTHPRWAWDVGLHGRPHDLGNVSRYLGKPTGLEDYIGWLGNNFDPSISWKDLEWIRAFWKGPMLIKGILDADDARDAVRFGADGIVVSNHGGRQLDGVLSSARALPAIADAVKGEITLLADSGIRNGLDVVRMIALGADAVLLGRAWVYALAAAGGAGVEHLLGLIEKEMRVAMTLTGARTIAEISADSLVREGL; this is encoded by the coding sequence ATGATCATTTCCTCCTCCACCGACTACCGGGCGGCGGCGCAGCGCCTCCTGCCGCCGTTCCTGTTCCACTACATCGACGGCGGCGCCTATGCCGAGCGCACGCTGCAACGCAACGTGGCCGACCTGGCCGACATCGCCCTGCGCCAGCGCGTGCTGCGCGACATGTCCCAGCTGGACCTGTCCACGCGGCTGTTCAACGAGACGCTCGCCCTGCCGGTGGCGTTGGCACCGGTCGGGCTGACGGGCATGTACGCGCGCCGCGGCGAAGTCCAGGCCGCGCAGGCGGCCGCGCGCAGGGGCGTGCCGTTCACCCTGTCCACCGTGTCGGTGTGCCCGATCGAGGAAGTCGCGCCGACGCTGGACCGGCCGATGTGGTTCCAGCTCTACGTGCTGCGCGATCGCGGCTTCATGAAGCACGCCCTGGAGCGCGCCCAGGCCGCCGGGGTGGAGACGCTGGTGTTCACCGTGGACATGCCGGTGCCCGGCGCGCGCTACCGCGACATGCACTCGGGCATGAGTGGGCCGAACGCGGCCATGCGCCGCTACTGGCAATCGGTGACGCATCCGCGCTGGGCCTGGGACGTGGGCTTGCACGGGCGTCCGCACGACCTGGGCAATGTCTCGCGCTACCTGGGCAAGCCGACCGGGCTGGAGGACTACATCGGCTGGCTGGGCAACAACTTCGATCCGTCGATCTCGTGGAAGGACCTGGAGTGGATCCGGGCATTCTGGAAGGGCCCGATGCTCATCAAGGGCATCCTGGATGCGGACGATGCACGCGATGCGGTGCGCTTCGGCGCCGACGGCATCGTGGTCTCCAACCACGGCGGGCGCCAGCTCGACGGCGTGCTCTCCAGCGCCCGCGCGTTGCCGGCGATCGCCGATGCGGTGAAGGGCGAGATCACCCTGCTGGCCGATTCGGGCATCCGCAACGGTCTGGACGTGGTGCGCATGATCGCCCTGGGCGCCGATGCGGTGCTGCTGGGGCGCGCCTGGGTCTACGCGTTGGCTGCAGCGGGCGGGGCCGGTGTGGAACATCTGCTGGGCCTGATCGAGAAGGAGATGCGCGTGGCCATGACCCTGACCGGTGCCCGCACCATCGCCGAGATCAGCGCCGATTCGCTGGTGCGGGAAGGCCTGTGA